A stretch of Geomonas oryzisoli DNA encodes these proteins:
- a CDS encoding LIC_10190 family membrane protein: MSHPTALALALSLYLFVAAAYYGLGKGVARVLGMAAGSDKPAHSVMSLIWLGWACALFLFQLLHFFLPIASQVSLPVFSAGALCCLVCLARGGRRPSPSGSCTPVPVAGAILMLVLASWLVSRAMLPPTNYDTGLYHLNAIRWINTYPVVPGLGNLHGRLAFNQSFFTFAASLTVPPVFEHGRFLGNALLFLFVAATAWTSLTPVLRRPSLIVEAHPFRFLPSLFLLPVLAFIAISSNGIASPAPDLASLLLQCCIFLLLGEGIADWQDGHQDQDYRVMLLLLLASAAVTVKLSNLAFSSVIVCFAVAYWLKTRGRTIRSGFTLFTPPLLMFLVWAGQGVMLSGVPLYPSTAGRLPVDWAVPVERIVSEAQSVYSWARTPGASPKDVLHNWGWFRPWLVRVATGNVLDVTYPLLQFLFFGICALIAGLFSKVRRRNLLQWAYLVPAVMSLVFWFCTAPDPRFANAAFFLLSIASALVFLCSVQGLLSSRLYADMICLVFLIGNLLLVRHLVYNASEIRAISTSGWHQVQRVALETRKTSSGLTVYTPCEGDQCWDSALPSTPYFNPHLRLRERNSVASGFTVM; encoded by the coding sequence ATGTCCCACCCGACTGCACTTGCCCTCGCTCTTTCGCTTTACCTCTTTGTAGCCGCCGCTTATTACGGCCTGGGTAAGGGTGTCGCGCGGGTGCTCGGAATGGCCGCGGGCAGCGACAAGCCGGCGCACTCCGTGATGAGCCTGATCTGGCTCGGCTGGGCCTGCGCGCTTTTCCTGTTTCAACTGCTTCATTTCTTCCTGCCTATCGCTTCGCAGGTGTCGCTGCCCGTCTTCTCCGCCGGTGCACTTTGTTGCCTCGTCTGTCTGGCACGAGGCGGGCGGCGTCCTTCCCCGTCCGGCTCCTGCACCCCCGTCCCCGTTGCCGGCGCGATCCTGATGCTTGTCCTGGCGTCCTGGCTCGTCTCCAGAGCGATGCTCCCTCCGACCAACTACGATACCGGCCTCTACCACCTCAATGCGATTCGCTGGATCAATACCTACCCGGTAGTGCCCGGGCTGGGAAATCTCCATGGCCGGCTTGCTTTCAACCAGTCGTTTTTCACCTTCGCGGCTTCCTTGACTGTTCCGCCGGTCTTCGAACACGGCAGGTTTCTCGGTAACGCCCTGCTTTTCCTGTTCGTCGCGGCGACCGCCTGGACCTCCCTGACACCCGTCCTGCGCAGGCCTTCTCTCATCGTGGAAGCACATCCGTTTCGTTTTCTTCCTTCCTTGTTCCTACTGCCGGTACTCGCCTTTATAGCCATCTCTTCCAACGGCATAGCATCACCGGCTCCGGATCTTGCTTCTCTGCTGCTTCAGTGTTGCATCTTCTTGCTGCTTGGAGAGGGCATAGCCGATTGGCAGGACGGTCATCAGGACCAGGACTACCGGGTAATGCTCCTTCTGCTCCTCGCCTCAGCGGCGGTTACCGTGAAACTCAGCAACCTCGCTTTCTCGAGCGTCATCGTCTGTTTTGCCGTTGCGTACTGGCTGAAAACGCGAGGCCGTACTATCAGGAGCGGTTTTACCCTCTTCACGCCGCCCCTGCTTATGTTCCTGGTTTGGGCAGGGCAGGGCGTCATGCTCTCGGGAGTACCGCTTTATCCTTCAACTGCCGGTCGCCTGCCGGTCGACTGGGCCGTGCCGGTTGAAAGGATCGTCAGCGAGGCCCAATCCGTTTATAGCTGGGCGAGAACTCCGGGGGCATCCCCAAAAGATGTGCTGCACAATTGGGGCTGGTTCCGTCCCTGGCTGGTAAGGGTGGCCACAGGAAACGTACTCGATGTGACCTATCCCTTGCTCCAGTTCCTGTTTTTTGGTATCTGCGCTCTTATTGCGGGACTGTTTTCGAAAGTACGCCGCCGCAACTTGCTGCAGTGGGCTTACCTGGTGCCGGCCGTCATGTCACTGGTTTTCTGGTTCTGCACAGCACCTGATCCCCGGTTTGCCAATGCAGCTTTTTTTCTGCTTTCCATTGCATCGGCTCTGGTGTTTCTCTGCTCGGTGCAGGGATTGCTTTCTTCCCGTTTGTATGCGGACATGATCTGTCTGGTGTTTCTGATCGGCAATCTCCTGCTGGTCAGGCACCTGGTCTATAATGCCTCGGAGATCCGGGCGATCTCTACTTCGGGATGGCACCAGGTTCAACGGGTGGCCCTTGAGACAAGAAAGACCTCATCAGGGTTGACGGTGTACACCCCGTGCGAGGGTGATCAATGCTGGGATTCCGCTCTTCCCTCGACGCCGTACTTCAACCCCCACCTCAGGCTCAGGGAGCGAAATAGTGTTGCGTCCGGGTTCACAGTCATGTAG
- the narJ gene encoding nitrate reductase molybdenum cofactor assembly chaperone has product MSMQQSYHALSRLFEYPQQREELLTSYDALSSYLRRSGIDSRTHLFGEMLSDSTLAELQEDYVARFDFNPAAAPYLGHHLYGDNQKKGGYMIQVKQEYGRHDFEAPVNELPDHLGVVLAFLAHLAGRGEDAVRREFIEKLVLPGINKLLGSSVERDTSPWLTLVEAAELLCSADCHEEATC; this is encoded by the coding sequence ATGAGCATGCAGCAGAGTTACCATGCCCTGTCGCGGCTTTTCGAGTACCCGCAGCAGCGGGAAGAGCTGCTGACGTCCTACGACGCCCTCTCCTCCTACTTGAGGCGGAGCGGCATCGACTCGCGCACCCATCTCTTCGGGGAGATGCTGAGCGATTCCACGCTGGCGGAACTGCAAGAGGATTACGTGGCCCGCTTCGACTTCAACCCCGCGGCGGCTCCCTACCTGGGTCACCACCTCTACGGCGACAACCAGAAGAAAGGCGGCTACATGATCCAGGTGAAACAGGAGTACGGCAGACACGACTTCGAGGCGCCGGTGAACGAGCTTCCCGACCACCTGGGCGTGGTGCTCGCCTTCCTGGCACACCTCGCCGGCCGCGGCGAAGACGCGGTCCGCCGCGAGTTCATCGAGAAACTGGTTCTGCCCGGGATCAACAAGCTGCTCGGGAGTTCGGTTGAGCGCGACACGTCCCCGTGGCTCACCCTGGTCGAGGCGGCCGAGCTTTTGTGTAGCGCGGACTGCCATGAGGAGGCAACATGCTGA
- the narH gene encoding nitrate reductase subunit beta, translating into MDVRAQIVMVFNLDKCIGCHTCSISCKNIWTDRKGAEYMWWNNVETKPGVGYPRQWEDQERFKGGWVVDGKKLKLKSMGKGPTLANMFFQPNMPKIEDYYEPFDFDYGNLAGAKEGKDQPVAEAFSQISGKKIEEIQGGPNWDDDLSGSQVYAAKDLNLKDKKVIESYDSMFMQYLPRICNHCLNPACVASCPSRALYKRGEDGIVLVDQEVCKGWRFCTSACPYKKVYFNWNTGKAEKCIFCYPRVETGQCNACAHSCVGRIRYVGVLLYDADAVEAAALKGDAELVEAHREVILDPRDPEVRRLALENGISEQWLDAAVASPVYALVKEFRIALPLHPEFRTLPMAYYIPSLSPVLSTWGDTHKLLEHGMIPALQTLRVPIGYLASLLSGGNEAVIEETLKKLIAIRVQMRAENLGLPADPALLQEAGLDEAAAKRLYRLFTVAGYNERNVIPPQQREEQDPQRRKQEAGFGILKKTRGGAK; encoded by the coding sequence ATGGATGTAAGAGCTCAAATAGTGATGGTCTTCAACCTGGACAAGTGCATCGGCTGCCACACCTGTTCCATCTCCTGCAAGAACATCTGGACCGACCGCAAGGGCGCCGAATACATGTGGTGGAACAACGTCGAGACCAAGCCCGGCGTGGGTTACCCCCGGCAGTGGGAGGACCAGGAGCGCTTCAAGGGGGGCTGGGTGGTCGACGGCAAGAAACTGAAGCTGAAGTCGATGGGCAAAGGCCCGACCCTGGCCAACATGTTCTTCCAGCCCAACATGCCCAAGATCGAGGACTACTACGAGCCCTTCGACTTCGACTACGGCAACCTCGCCGGCGCCAAGGAGGGGAAGGACCAGCCCGTCGCAGAAGCGTTTTCCCAGATCTCCGGCAAGAAGATCGAGGAGATCCAGGGGGGACCCAACTGGGACGACGACCTCTCCGGGTCCCAGGTCTACGCCGCGAAAGACCTGAACCTCAAGGACAAGAAGGTCATCGAATCCTACGACTCGATGTTCATGCAGTACCTGCCGCGCATCTGCAACCACTGCCTGAACCCGGCCTGCGTCGCCTCCTGCCCCTCCCGCGCCCTCTACAAACGCGGCGAGGACGGCATCGTGCTGGTGGACCAGGAGGTCTGCAAGGGGTGGCGCTTCTGTACCAGCGCCTGCCCGTACAAGAAGGTCTACTTCAACTGGAACACCGGCAAGGCGGAGAAGTGCATCTTCTGCTATCCACGCGTGGAAACCGGCCAGTGCAACGCCTGCGCCCACAGCTGCGTCGGGCGCATCCGCTACGTAGGTGTGCTTCTTTACGATGCGGACGCGGTTGAGGCGGCCGCCCTCAAGGGGGATGCCGAACTGGTCGAGGCGCACCGCGAGGTCATCCTCGACCCGCGCGACCCGGAGGTGCGCAGGCTGGCGCTGGAAAACGGGATCTCGGAGCAGTGGCTGGACGCGGCGGTCGCCTCGCCGGTTTACGCGCTGGTGAAGGAATTCCGTATCGCGCTCCCGCTGCACCCGGAGTTCAGGACCCTCCCCATGGCGTACTACATCCCTTCCCTGTCGCCGGTCCTCTCCACCTGGGGCGATACCCACAAACTCCTGGAGCACGGCATGATCCCCGCGCTTCAGACCCTGCGCGTTCCCATCGGGTACCTGGCGAGCCTCCTCTCCGGCGGCAACGAGGCGGTCATCGAGGAGACGCTGAAGAAGCTGATCGCCATCCGGGTCCAGATGCGGGCGGAGAATTTGGGGCTGCCGGCGGACCCGGCGCTGCTCCAGGAGGCGGGACTGGACGAGGCGGCGGCAAAGCGGCTGTACCGGCTCTTCACGGTGGCGGGCTACAACGAGCGCAACGTGATTCCGCCCCAGCAGCGCGAGGAGCAGGACCCGCAACGGCGCAAGCAGGAGGCCGGCTTCGGCATCCTCAAGAAGACCAGGGGAGGGGCAAAATGA
- a CDS encoding glycosyltransferase family 2 protein — translation MRLSVVIPVYNEKDTITVIHQAVKSIDIVSEIIVVDDGSTDGTGVIAQGLADDMTRVLLHEQNMGKGAALRTGFRHATGDIVVVQDADLEYDPAQYPKLIRPILDGKADVVYGSRFVSGDYRRVLYFWHMVGNSFLTLLSNMLTNLNLTDMETCYKAFRKEVLDQVVIEENRFGFEPEITAKLSKLNVRIYETGISYSGRTYQEGKKIGWKDGFSALRCILKYNLFR, via the coding sequence ATGAGACTGTCCGTAGTCATACCTGTCTATAACGAGAAAGACACCATCACGGTGATCCATCAGGCTGTCAAAAGCATTGACATCGTTTCCGAAATCATCGTGGTTGACGACGGTTCGACCGACGGAACCGGGGTGATTGCCCAGGGGCTCGCCGATGACATGACGCGCGTGCTGCTGCACGAGCAGAACATGGGGAAAGGGGCTGCACTGAGGACCGGCTTTCGTCACGCCACCGGGGATATCGTCGTGGTTCAGGACGCGGACCTGGAATACGATCCGGCGCAGTACCCGAAACTGATACGCCCCATCCTCGATGGCAAGGCCGACGTCGTCTACGGCTCACGCTTCGTGTCCGGAGACTACCGCCGGGTGCTGTACTTTTGGCACATGGTCGGCAACTCGTTTCTTACCCTTCTTTCCAACATGCTGACCAACCTGAACCTCACGGACATGGAGACCTGCTACAAGGCCTTCCGGAAAGAGGTTCTCGACCAGGTGGTCATAGAGGAAAACCGCTTCGGGTTCGAGCCGGAAATAACGGCGAAGCTTTCCAAGCTGAACGTCAGGATCTACGAGACCGGCATCTCTTATTCGGGCAGGACGTACCAGGAAGGGAAGAAGATAGGGTGGAAGGACGGCTTTTCCGCCCTCCGGTGCATCCTTAAGTACAACCTGTTCCGATGA
- a CDS encoding respiratory nitrate reductase subunit gamma: MLNSLIFIALPYAALALLLLVTPYRFLSNRLTWTAYSTQFLERKALYWGINPWHYGILPILLAHVVGFAFPGAFKGLLGNPETLLGVESVLFGLGAFAVLGVLLLLLRRVNSGMLKRVTFSSDWLILYLLLFQAGTGIYIGYFMRWGSQWYLHTAVPYLWSIVSFQPQIEYVADLPLVFKLHAACAFLIVAVLPFTKLVHMLYLPFDFLKDPPLLYRWRSK; the protein is encoded by the coding sequence ATGCTGAACTCTTTGATCTTCATCGCCCTGCCCTACGCGGCCCTGGCGCTGTTGCTCCTGGTCACCCCGTACCGTTTTTTAAGCAACCGGCTGACCTGGACCGCCTACTCGACCCAGTTCCTGGAGCGCAAGGCCCTCTACTGGGGGATCAACCCGTGGCACTACGGCATCCTCCCCATCCTCTTGGCGCACGTGGTCGGTTTCGCGTTTCCCGGTGCTTTCAAGGGGTTGCTCGGCAATCCGGAAACCCTGCTCGGGGTGGAAAGCGTCCTCTTCGGACTGGGTGCCTTCGCCGTGCTGGGGGTGCTGCTCCTTTTGCTGCGCCGCGTGAACTCGGGGATGCTGAAACGGGTCACCTTCAGTTCGGACTGGCTGATCCTGTACCTGCTGCTGTTCCAGGCCGGCACCGGGATCTACATCGGCTATTTCATGCGCTGGGGTTCGCAGTGGTACCTGCACACGGCGGTGCCCTACCTTTGGTCCATCGTGTCGTTCCAGCCGCAGATAGAGTACGTCGCCGACCTCCCGCTGGTGTTCAAGCTGCACGCCGCCTGCGCCTTCCTGATCGTAGCCGTGCTGCCGTTCACCAAGCTGGTGCACATGCTCTACCTGCCGTTTGATTTCCTGAAGGACCCGCCGCTTTTGTACCGGTGGCGGTCGAAGTAA
- a CDS encoding NarK family nitrate/nitrite MFS transporter — protein sequence MSSRVLAVWNPEDAQFWEQQGKAIAYRNLWISIPSLFLSFAVWMVWSVVVVNLQSIGFSFDADKLFWLAALPGLSGATLRIFYSFMVPIFGGRVWTTISTASLLIPAVGIGFAVRDPGTSYTTMLLLAFLCGLGGGNFASSMSNISFFFPKALKGTALGLNAGLGNLGVSVMQFLVPLVITTGTFRALCGEPQVCVVKGVSTSVWMQNAGFIWVPFIALSTLAAWFGMNDIAEAKASFKEQSVIFKRKHNWIMCWLYLGTFGSFIGYSAGLPLLIKSQFPAVNPMQYAFLGPLVGALLRPVGGWIADKLGGARVTFWNFVAMTAAAFGVLHFLPSHGDPGSFWGFLTMFILLFVTTGIGNGSTFRMIPVIFLTERQRAAGDLRREAQAKAAAEAAKEAAAVLGFCSAFAAYGAFFIPKAFGSSITLTGAPHAALYGFLAFYVSCIGLTWYCYSRRNAEMPC from the coding sequence ATGTCGTCACGAGTACTGGCAGTATGGAACCCGGAGGACGCGCAGTTCTGGGAACAGCAGGGTAAAGCTATCGCCTACCGCAATCTGTGGATCTCCATCCCATCCCTCTTCCTTTCCTTCGCGGTCTGGATGGTCTGGAGCGTGGTGGTGGTGAACCTGCAGTCGATCGGGTTCTCCTTCGACGCCGACAAACTGTTCTGGCTGGCCGCGCTGCCCGGTCTTTCCGGGGCTACCCTGCGCATCTTCTATTCCTTCATGGTCCCCATCTTCGGCGGCAGGGTCTGGACGACCATCAGCACGGCGTCGCTGCTGATCCCGGCGGTCGGTATCGGCTTCGCGGTGCGGGACCCGGGGACGAGCTACACCACCATGCTGCTGCTGGCCTTTTTGTGCGGCCTCGGCGGCGGCAACTTCGCTTCCAGCATGTCCAACATCAGCTTTTTCTTCCCCAAGGCCCTCAAGGGGACGGCTCTCGGCTTGAACGCGGGCCTTGGCAATCTCGGTGTCAGCGTCATGCAGTTCCTGGTGCCGCTGGTAATTACCACCGGCACGTTCCGAGCTCTGTGCGGCGAACCACAGGTCTGCGTCGTCAAGGGGGTCTCCACCTCGGTCTGGATGCAGAACGCCGGCTTCATCTGGGTCCCGTTCATCGCCCTCTCCACCCTGGCCGCCTGGTTCGGCATGAACGACATCGCCGAGGCCAAGGCGTCCTTCAAGGAGCAGTCAGTCATCTTCAAGCGCAAGCACAACTGGATCATGTGCTGGCTCTACCTGGGCACCTTCGGGTCGTTCATCGGTTATTCAGCAGGGCTCCCGCTCCTGATCAAGTCGCAGTTCCCGGCGGTGAACCCGATGCAGTACGCTTTCCTGGGCCCCCTAGTCGGGGCGCTGCTCCGACCCGTCGGGGGATGGATCGCCGACAAGCTGGGCGGAGCCAGGGTCACGTTCTGGAACTTCGTCGCCATGACGGCAGCCGCCTTCGGGGTGCTCCACTTCCTGCCCAGCCACGGGGACCCCGGCAGCTTCTGGGGCTTTTTAACCATGTTCATCCTCCTGTTCGTCACCACGGGCATCGGCAACGGGTCGACCTTCAGGATGATCCCGGTGATCTTCCTGACCGAGCGCCAGCGCGCGGCGGGCGACCTCAGGCGCGAGGCTCAAGCCAAGGCTGCGGCCGAAGCGGCAAAAGAGGCAGCGGCGGTGCTCGGCTTCTGCTCCGCTTTCGCGGCCTACGGCGCCTTCTTCATACCGAAGGCCTTCGGCAGCTCGATAACGCTGACCGGTGCCCCCCACGCGGCCCTGTACGGCTTCCTCGCCTTCTACGTGAGCTGCATCGGCCTGACCTGGTACTGTTATTCCCGCAGAAATGCGGAGATGCCGTGCTGA
- a CDS encoding hemerythrin domain-containing protein — MARLIDELKKDHVAIEDMLNRVKDTSITNKEAHRLLLAAQSTLLAHLRKEDAQLYPVLNRAAQADQGLKRTVDFYAKDMEEISSNAVAFFKKYSADDAPIDIEFAKALGRLFATISRRLRSEENTLYAAYEKLSH, encoded by the coding sequence ATGGCAAGGTTGATAGATGAGCTGAAAAAGGACCACGTGGCAATCGAGGATATGCTCAACCGCGTCAAGGATACCAGCATTACCAACAAGGAAGCGCACAGGCTCCTGCTGGCGGCGCAGTCCACGCTGCTTGCGCATCTGCGCAAGGAGGACGCGCAGCTCTACCCGGTATTGAACCGGGCCGCGCAGGCCGACCAGGGGCTGAAGCGCACGGTGGACTTCTACGCGAAGGATATGGAGGAGATCTCCAGCAACGCCGTCGCCTTCTTCAAGAAGTACTCCGCCGACGACGCGCCGATCGACATCGAGTTCGCCAAGGCCCTGGGCAGGCTCTTCGCAACCATTTCCCGGAGGCTGCGCAGCGAAGAGAACACGCTGTACGCCGCCTACGAGAAGTTGTCCCACTGA
- a CDS encoding undecaprenyl-diphosphate phosphatase yields the protein MGILDAVILGIVEGLSEFLPVSSTGHLILASALLKLQQSEAHKVFEVVIQLGAMLAVVEVYRKQLFARPDLIKKVCFAFLPTGTIGFLLYKLVKSFFQPSLVSYMLIAGGVAFIVIELWMKDRPATTHTLDEISYKQAFSIGLVQCISMVPGVSRSGATIMGGLLFGLDRKDATEFSFLLALPTMLAATCYDIYKNYTVFHMGDWENIAVGFITSFIFGVIGIKALLRFVTSHTFIPFGVYRIAVGVLFLVFLF from the coding sequence GTGGGTATTCTGGACGCGGTCATACTGGGCATCGTGGAGGGGCTGAGCGAGTTCCTTCCCGTTTCTTCCACCGGGCATCTCATCCTGGCATCGGCTCTGCTGAAACTGCAGCAGTCCGAGGCGCACAAGGTGTTCGAGGTGGTCATCCAACTGGGGGCGATGCTTGCCGTCGTCGAGGTGTACCGCAAACAGCTCTTCGCCCGCCCCGACCTGATCAAGAAGGTCTGTTTCGCTTTCCTGCCGACCGGCACCATCGGTTTTCTGCTCTACAAGCTGGTCAAATCCTTCTTCCAGCCTTCGCTGGTGAGCTACATGCTCATCGCCGGCGGCGTCGCCTTCATCGTCATCGAACTGTGGATGAAGGACCGCCCGGCGACTACCCACACCCTGGACGAGATCAGCTACAAGCAGGCCTTCTCCATCGGTCTGGTACAGTGCATCTCCATGGTGCCGGGAGTCTCGCGCTCCGGGGCAACCATCATGGGCGGGCTTCTCTTCGGCCTGGATCGCAAGGACGCCACCGAGTTCTCGTTCCTGCTGGCGCTTCCCACCATGCTCGCTGCCACCTGCTACGACATCTACAAGAACTACACCGTGTTCCATATGGGAGACTGGGAGAACATCGCCGTCGGATTCATCACCTCGTTCATCTTCGGCGTGATCGGCATCAAGGCGCTTCTCAGGTTCGTCACCAGTCACACCTTCATCCCGTTCGGGGTCTACCGCATAGCGGTCGGGGTGCTGTTTTTAGTTTTCCTCTTCTAG